The Geotalea uraniireducens Rf4 genome window below encodes:
- a CDS encoding CxxxxCH/CxxCH domain c-type cytochrome has product MRHRIVGNVAAESSKARISVMAVVGMAILIIGFFIADNISPATANAAAPQLIHNSVNSASGKYGTWGTEYTCGTCHNKLAKNNIKYVNYTIATPTGKRRVIFDRYTATSNAVTGVFGNDLRTSYVDGSRNVCEVCHHRTIYHNYSATKLVQTGNSLTHPEHKSNKKDCNACHKHNLGYRPPQPGLCTDCHGVPPTNPSQLISNALGPIPPVDAGAHGTHRSQEGMECSTCHNNFGHGLLGNSMIEFGFRIDRKTWTAFSGISTVMSGTITATDNAAFNNNFAVAPGNPGTVLNRTTAWGTTCSVYCHGDGWAAPSGKALTGEISWANGPLGSCSVAACHGTTSANPPNPGIPGAHTRHVGDLQLACTKCHPDYVSPHMVNGHVTWNMSGQGAAATYKGYQHFSTATLPGVAPYGDCDNIYCHSNVQPQGGVGGPDNYKLVRWGSSTTLTCDGCHGGKRTDAAPIGTGAHPKHISNYAYVCGDCHFGAGADGTLMNHLNNNVEVVFNTYSGSYGQMPTNTPGNGYDNCSANYCHSDGKGNKRVIGWGTAGPLACTACHKADQAGNAVNTGKHTAHVDNAGFLGTNYGCVTCHANTVSDNTTISNISKHVNKLADYSGARAGRYNSSTGTCSVSYCHSDGKGGSPAIAVSWKDGSVINDCKGCHGNSSGGTFVSASGEPNYANTGADTTFANSHDRHMGGVGMSTCVYCHNDTVSDTGLKTNTFHLNGSKNVAAGGGKSFTYLGNRTCSNISCHGGPSSIKWGQSLPADCTGCHGNNALSFAPISSGKHKAHMNNETVLGKNSRCATCHALTANSDDRSIADVSVHGNGFKNYTGSLAGSRSSYSTATGVCSASYCHTDGKGVQNLPFTSLNGWKSTATLDCTGCHGNSSPADFASTAGEPNYVSAGAGTLRANDHKNHVDSGAASCVFCHADTASVTGSIFLNSSTHVNRRIDVKAGNGKTFTYSAGKTCGDISCHGGKGSFTKVWGTPVTADCTGCHGNNAVSFAPISSGRHKSHINNADLGSNYNCTACHAKTINADERSFFNRNLHGNGYVDYSGVQAGKSPSYDPATGACSATYCHTDGKGKQNVAFGLTNGWKSATVYSNCAGCHGNDTAPAFGSTAGEPNYPNAGESQLRANSHERHMGGVGGTTCVYCHNDTVTAAGSLKSGAFHTNSTRDVAAGGGKSFSYDPGTGTCANISCHGGPAPARWGQLFPADCTGCHGNNALSFAPMSSGKHKAHINNKIVLGKDYACANCHALTANADDRSIADASVHGNGFKNFTSPLAGNRNSYTTATGVCSASYCHTDGKGQQNVAFTSGNGWKSSAAVQLDCKGCHGNNSPADFASVNGEPNYASTGADTARANSHKNHVDSGADSCVFCHGATVTAAGAIIQDSTSHVLNKTIDVIAGGGKTFVYGAGKNCSDISCHGGKGSFTQTWGAPISADCTGCHGNNAVSFAPISSGRHKSHMNNLDLGSNYSCTACHAKTINADERSFADRNLHGNGYVDYSGARAGKSSSYDTATGACSASYCHSDGKGAQNVAFGLGNGWKSTTVFSNCVGCHGNDTAPDFSSAAGEPNYATQGAGQPRANSHKIHVGSAGAATCVYCHTNTVNTDGTTIKGNHTNGVISYENSAIAGKTFTPGAGKTCSNINCHGSGSPAATWGDTLGCSGCHGGNAGNGPISTGKHTAHINNPDIGNNLGCADCHANVVNTDTSFSNRMLHANGFANYSGVMGGSSKTACNAAYCHSDGKGSTGVAVDWNTSPAFSNCIGCHGAATGSGTFAATAGEPNYQNQAGLRANSHQSHASAGASSCDTCHINTVVPTGTAIKPGSLHLNSSINVDFNTSKAGLSAWYDSPNKTCNNISCHGSGTPKWGDASTTGCTACHPNLSATHAKHVGNLFTSGSVTFYNFTANRSVGTYYSFGCANCHPTDPAKHRNSYIDITLNKNKAGAGFLSTLNNLVSDDANGYTRGGANNISCETVYCHSNGRTLSLAAGDYKQTPNWYGGSFGNNRCGGCHDNPPQYAGQSHYVAASSMGNNGSPPYKESGHMVGIHFRNNSRGNNLNGFLGYSSSGSMAHGNPAMATTISCYTCHSGIVDSTQIDTYAMTGTGSYFRCANCHTSNSRTPLQPGQIVNTALHINGTKNVAFAPITFKTKAQLANVGNALGWSRNSNYKADDSYDSSDLSISTWDVQTKTCLTACHVNQPGITWGAQLKCVSCHANQ; this is encoded by the coding sequence ATGAGACACCGGATAGTGGGAAATGTTGCTGCAGAGAGCAGCAAAGCCCGGATAAGTGTCATGGCAGTTGTTGGCATGGCCATTCTGATCATTGGTTTTTTTATAGCGGATAATATTTCCCCCGCAACTGCAAATGCCGCCGCTCCCCAATTGATCCATAACAGCGTTAACAGTGCTTCTGGCAAATATGGTACTTGGGGAACCGAGTATACCTGCGGCACCTGCCATAACAAACTGGCGAAAAACAATATAAAGTATGTCAACTATACCATTGCCACCCCGACCGGAAAAAGGCGGGTCATCTTTGACCGCTATACCGCTACGTCCAATGCTGTGACCGGTGTGTTCGGCAATGACTTACGGACGAGCTATGTCGACGGCTCCCGCAATGTCTGCGAGGTTTGCCATCACAGGACTATTTACCACAACTACAGTGCCACCAAACTCGTTCAAACCGGAAACTCTCTGACTCACCCGGAACACAAGAGCAACAAGAAGGACTGCAATGCCTGCCATAAGCACAACCTGGGTTATCGTCCCCCACAGCCCGGGTTGTGTACGGACTGCCACGGCGTCCCGCCGACCAATCCATCACAGCTTATAAGCAACGCCCTCGGTCCCATTCCCCCCGTCGATGCGGGTGCGCACGGCACCCACCGTTCACAGGAAGGGATGGAGTGCAGCACCTGCCACAACAATTTTGGCCATGGTCTGCTTGGCAACAGCATGATCGAATTCGGCTTCAGGATCGACAGGAAGACCTGGACGGCATTTTCCGGCATCTCCACAGTAATGTCCGGTACAATCACTGCCACCGATAATGCGGCGTTCAACAACAATTTTGCCGTTGCTCCAGGGAACCCTGGTACGGTGCTCAACCGCACCACTGCGTGGGGAACGACATGCAGTGTTTACTGTCATGGCGATGGGTGGGCGGCTCCATCGGGTAAGGCTCTCACGGGAGAGATTTCCTGGGCAAACGGACCCCTTGGTTCCTGCAGTGTCGCGGCTTGTCACGGCACCACCTCTGCGAACCCGCCGAACCCGGGGATCCCCGGTGCACATACGAGGCATGTGGGTGACCTGCAGTTGGCCTGCACCAAGTGCCACCCCGACTACGTCAGCCCACACATGGTCAATGGGCATGTGACCTGGAATATGTCCGGTCAGGGTGCTGCCGCCACATATAAAGGGTATCAGCATTTTTCAACTGCAACACTTCCCGGTGTCGCCCCCTACGGGGATTGCGACAACATATACTGCCACAGCAATGTCCAGCCGCAGGGAGGAGTCGGCGGGCCGGATAATTACAAGCTGGTCAGATGGGGCAGTTCAACAACATTGACATGCGACGGCTGCCACGGCGGCAAGCGGACCGATGCTGCGCCGATAGGTACCGGCGCCCATCCCAAACATATCAGCAATTACGCCTATGTCTGTGGTGACTGCCACTTCGGTGCCGGCGCCGACGGCACACTCATGAACCACCTGAACAATAATGTCGAGGTTGTCTTCAACACCTATAGCGGAAGTTACGGCCAGATGCCGACCAACACACCAGGCAACGGCTACGATAACTGCTCGGCAAACTACTGCCACAGTGATGGTAAAGGGAATAAGAGGGTGATTGGTTGGGGAACTGCAGGTCCTCTGGCATGTACAGCCTGCCACAAGGCAGATCAGGCTGGGAATGCCGTAAATACCGGCAAGCATACCGCCCATGTGGATAATGCCGGTTTCCTCGGCACAAACTACGGCTGCGTCACCTGTCACGCCAATACCGTCAGTGATAATACTACAATCAGCAATATCTCAAAGCACGTCAACAAACTGGCCGACTACTCTGGCGCCAGGGCCGGGCGCTACAATTCTTCAACCGGCACCTGTTCCGTCTCTTACTGCCACAGTGACGGCAAGGGGGGCTCACCGGCCATAGCTGTCAGCTGGAAAGACGGCTCGGTAATAAATGATTGCAAAGGATGCCACGGCAACTCATCAGGAGGGACCTTTGTCAGCGCCTCGGGTGAGCCAAATTACGCGAACACGGGTGCCGATACCACCTTCGCCAACAGCCACGATCGCCACATGGGCGGTGTAGGCATGTCTACCTGTGTCTATTGTCACAATGACACGGTGTCGGATACGGGTCTCAAGACCAATACATTCCATCTCAATGGCTCCAAGAACGTTGCAGCCGGTGGAGGCAAGAGCTTTACATATCTGGGTAACCGGACTTGCTCGAACATCAGCTGCCATGGTGGCCCCTCCAGCATCAAATGGGGGCAGTCTCTCCCTGCAGACTGTACCGGCTGTCATGGCAACAACGCCCTGAGCTTCGCCCCGATAAGCTCTGGCAAGCACAAGGCCCATATGAACAACGAAACAGTGCTCGGCAAAAACAGCCGTTGTGCAACCTGCCACGCACTGACTGCCAATTCCGATGACAGAAGCATTGCCGATGTTTCTGTTCACGGCAACGGCTTCAAAAACTACACCGGCTCGCTGGCCGGCAGCAGGAGCAGCTACTCGACCGCTACCGGCGTCTGTTCGGCCAGTTACTGTCACACCGACGGTAAAGGAGTACAGAATCTGCCCTTCACCAGCCTCAACGGCTGGAAATCCACTGCTACCCTCGATTGTACCGGGTGTCACGGCAACAGCAGTCCGGCAGACTTTGCCTCTACCGCTGGCGAACCTAACTATGTCAGCGCCGGTGCCGGGACGTTACGGGCCAATGACCATAAAAACCATGTGGACAGTGGAGCAGCCAGCTGTGTCTTCTGTCATGCCGATACGGCTTCCGTTACCGGGAGCATTTTTCTCAACTCCAGTACCCATGTCAACAGGCGTATCGATGTCAAGGCAGGCAATGGTAAAACATTTACCTACAGCGCCGGCAAGACCTGCGGCGACATCAGCTGCCATGGCGGCAAAGGCTCCTTTACCAAGGTCTGGGGCACTCCGGTTACAGCCGACTGTACCGGATGTCACGGCAACAACGCAGTCAGCTTTGCCCCGATCAGTTCCGGTCGGCACAAGTCCCACATCAACAATGCCGATCTCGGCAGCAACTACAACTGTACCGCCTGCCACGCCAAGACCATCAACGCCGATGAACGTTCCTTTTTCAACCGGAACCTCCACGGCAACGGTTATGTCGATTACTCCGGGGTGCAGGCGGGCAAGAGTCCGAGCTACGATCCGGCAACGGGTGCCTGTTCAGCCACGTATTGCCATACCGACGGCAAAGGCAAGCAGAACGTTGCATTTGGCCTTACCAACGGCTGGAAGTCGGCAACAGTCTACAGCAACTGTGCAGGTTGCCACGGAAACGATACGGCGCCCGCCTTCGGCAGCACCGCCGGCGAGCCGAACTATCCAAACGCCGGTGAATCGCAGCTGCGGGCCAACAGCCACGAGCGGCACATGGGTGGAGTTGGCGGAACAACCTGCGTCTACTGCCACAACGACACGGTGACGGCGGCTGGCTCTCTCAAGTCCGGCGCTTTCCATACCAACAGCACGCGTGATGTGGCGGCCGGCGGCGGCAAGAGCTTCAGCTATGACCCCGGCACCGGTACCTGCGCCAACATCAGCTGCCACGGTGGCCCGGCGCCCGCCAGGTGGGGACAGCTCTTCCCGGCCGACTGTACCGGGTGCCACGGCAACAACGCGCTGAGCTTCGCGCCGATGAGCTCGGGCAAACATAAGGCCCATATCAACAACAAGATCGTGCTCGGCAAAGACTATGCGTGCGCCAACTGCCACGCCCTGACCGCCAATGCCGATGACCGGAGCATCGCCGACGCCTCGGTTCACGGCAACGGCTTCAAGAACTTTACATCACCGCTGGCCGGCAACAGGAACAGCTACACCACAGCGACCGGCGTCTGCTCCGCAAGTTACTGCCACACCGACGGCAAGGGGCAGCAGAACGTAGCGTTCACCAGCGGCAATGGCTGGAAATCTTCAGCGGCCGTACAGCTTGACTGCAAAGGGTGCCACGGCAACAATTCTCCGGCAGACTTCGCCAGCGTGAACGGCGAACCGAACTACGCCAGCACCGGGGCCGATACGGCCCGCGCCAACAGTCACAAGAACCATGTGGACAGCGGTGCGGACAGCTGCGTATTCTGCCACGGCGCGACGGTGACGGCCGCGGGTGCGATCATTCAGGACAGCACTTCTCACGTTCTCAACAAGACCATCGATGTCATTGCCGGCGGAGGCAAGACCTTTGTTTACGGGGCAGGCAAGAACTGCAGCGACATCAGCTGCCATGGCGGCAAGGGTTCCTTCACCCAGACCTGGGGCGCTCCCATATCCGCAGACTGCACCGGTTGTCATGGCAACAATGCCGTAAGCTTTGCCCCGATCAGCTCGGGTCGTCACAAGTCCCATATGAACAACCTCGATCTCGGCTCCAACTACAGCTGTACTGCATGCCATGCCAAGACAATCAATGCCGATGAGCGCTCCTTCGCCGACCGGAACCTCCATGGCAACGGCTATGTCGATTACTCCGGGGCACGGGCGGGCAAGAGCTCGAGCTACGACACGGCAACGGGAGCCTGCTCCGCCAGCTATTGCCACAGCGACGGCAAAGGGGCGCAGAATGTTGCGTTTGGCCTTGGCAATGGCTGGAAATCGACGACCGTCTTCAGCAACTGCGTGGGGTGCCACGGCAACGACACGGCACCTGACTTCTCCAGTGCAGCGGGCGAGCCTAACTACGCCACCCAGGGTGCCGGCCAGCCACGGGCCAACAGCCACAAGATCCACGTAGGTAGCGCTGGCGCAGCAACCTGCGTATATTGCCACACAAACACGGTAAATACCGATGGCACGACCATCAAAGGGAACCACACCAATGGTGTGATCAGCTACGAGAATTCCGCCATTGCGGGCAAGACCTTCACGCCCGGCGCGGGGAAAACCTGTTCGAACATCAACTGTCACGGCTCCGGTTCACCGGCGGCAACATGGGGTGACACCCTCGGCTGCTCCGGCTGCCACGGCGGCAATGCGGGCAACGGCCCGATCAGCACCGGCAAGCACACGGCCCACATCAACAACCCGGACATCGGCAATAATCTCGGCTGCGCCGACTGCCACGCCAATGTTGTCAATACCGATACCTCCTTCAGCAACAGGATGCTGCACGCCAATGGCTTCGCCAACTACTCGGGCGTGATGGGGGGGAGCAGCAAGACTGCCTGCAACGCCGCATACTGCCACAGCGATGGAAAGGGAAGCACGGGTGTGGCGGTTGACTGGAATACCTCCCCGGCATTTTCCAACTGCATCGGCTGCCACGGTGCCGCAACCGGCTCAGGTACCTTCGCCGCCACGGCAGGTGAGCCAAACTATCAGAACCAGGCCGGACTCCGGGCAAACAGTCACCAGAGCCACGCATCTGCCGGCGCATCAAGCTGCGACACCTGCCATATCAATACCGTCGTCCCGACAGGCACCGCAATCAAGCCGGGATCGCTCCACCTGAACAGCTCCATTAACGTTGATTTCAACACAAGCAAGGCCGGATTATCTGCTTGGTATGATTCGCCGAACAAGACCTGTAACAATATAAGCTGTCACGGTTCGGGAACCCCAAAATGGGGTGACGCGTCTACTACCGGCTGTACGGCTTGTCATCCCAACCTCAGCGCGACCCATGCCAAGCATGTCGGTAATCTGTTCACCTCCGGCTCGGTTACTTTCTACAACTTTACCGCCAACCGCTCCGTCGGTACCTATTATAGCTTCGGCTGCGCCAACTGCCATCCAACCGATCCGGCCAAACACCGCAACAGCTACATCGACATCACGCTCAACAAAAACAAGGCAGGTGCCGGTTTCCTGTCGACCCTCAACAACCTGGTTAGTGACGATGCCAACGGCTACACCAGGGGAGGAGCAAACAACATCAGCTGCGAAACGGTCTACTGCCATTCGAACGGCCGGACTCTCAGCCTCGCGGCCGGCGATTACAAGCAGACTCCAAACTGGTATGGCGGATCGTTTGGTAATAACCGTTGCGGCGGTTGCCACGATAACCCGCCCCAGTATGCCGGTCAGTCCCATTACGTGGCAGCGTCCAGCATGGGCAATAACGGTTCGCCTCCCTATAAGGAGAGCGGCCACATGGTCGGCATCCACTTCCGCAACAACTCCAGGGGGAACAATCTGAACGGTTTCCTCGGTTACTCCTCGAGCGGGAGCATGGCCCACGGCAATCCTGCCATGGCGACGACCATCAGCTGCTATACCTGCCACAGCGGCATCGTGGACAGTACGCAGATCGATACCTACGCCATGACCGGTACCGGCAGCTACTTCCGTTGCGCCAACTGCCATACCTCGAACAGCAGAACACCGCTGCAGCCGGGCCAGATCGTCAACACCGCCCTGCACATCAACGGCACCAAGAATGTCGCCTTTGCGCCGATTACATTTAAAACCAAGGCCCAGTTGGCCAATGTTGGCAATGCCCTTGGCTGGTCTCGCAACAGCAACTACAAGGCGGATGATTCCTATGACAGCTCTGACCTGAGCATCTCCACCTGGGATGTCCAGACCAAGACGTGCCTCACGGCGTGCCATGTGAACCAGCCCGGCATCACCTGGGGTGCGCAGCTGAAGTGTGTAAGCTGCCACGCCAACCAGTAG
- a CDS encoding CxxxxCH/CxxCH domain c-type cytochrome yields the protein MSTLISGIKGKVTMMMIRQNPKMGVQRIKRVGWLSATILGLFFASVISVRAADLLHNSADTASKKWQAQGGWGVTGGKYGKFDCATCHEPDAANLRNIRKTITTQNGESWPSGSPSVDVTFLNSTSMGYDKGGHAASSRICEVCHSANQFHNFNTANNTGGLSHPTPNAVCTSCHKHNTGFKAACGGCHGNPPTAAVLGGDYGLIGTPRASNAMAAGQVGAHATHTQTRNMVCDTCHYINNGTIKMPNLSNTIDIGFYGFGGKVTSGTYVPYSSTSRGYRIASGTANTTMATVVTSYANANKCSGVYCHGGGVKVGATQVKAPLTGGNNIAPQWTAVSQNQCGSCHGVDAASPPTMGSHVKHVVPVWSAQSGNCDLCHPAIDMSHVQGSLRWEMKVTDARVGANATYKGLDKGATGDLAPSDTYGQCTNVACHTDGKGGAPRLDATWGSSTFNADCSGCHGGNAGSSAPIASDMHGQHINQIGVNGVNFGCVECHAQTVTADRTIGVLGNHLNQLVNYSGARAGKNKAACNSAYCHSDGKGNAGMAVSWSGGTPIDNCIGCHGSASPADFASVYGEPNYASTGGGAARGNSHKKHVAAGSASCIYCHGGTVTGTGALTGANHIDMTIQVAPGGGESFGYPGGKTCSTISCHGSGSPNAVWGATLPADCTGCHGGNAAVAPNDIKTGQHTRHINNVSVNGVNYGCAECHAQTVNADLTISNSTLHVNKFTNYSGARAGKNTAACNAAYCHSDGKGSAGIAVNWATGPAIDNCTGCHGAASPADFASVYGEPNYAGTGSGAERANSHKKHVGTSGSSTCIYCHAGTVAVDGKLAGANHMDKSIQVSPGGGKDFGYPGGKTCSNITCHGAGSPDAVWGATMPVDCTGCHGGNSASFKPISSNMHKPHVSQSGLNGENYGCVECHAQTVNGDRLVSNQGNHGNQFPNYSGARAGKIVASCNASYCHGDGKGSAGMAVSWAGGTPINNCIGCHGAASPADFTSIAGEPNYANAGIGLYKANSHRSHTAAGASTCETCHINTVTTDGTAILGTGLHIDRSINVNFNTTKAGATANYDPVTRTCNNISCHGGGNPRWGDISAGCSACHPNPAGLHTVHIRDMLSAGMVAFYNFTGNRSVGTYYRFGCANCHPTDTAKHRNGQVEVTFNKNKAGAGYLTTLNNLVSDDTGGYTKGGANNFTCETVYCHSNGRTLSLVAGDYRQTPNWYGGSFGGNRCGGCHDNPPQYAGQSHYVAESSLGDNGTPPYAESGHMVGIHFMNTYVGNNMNGYLGYSSSGSMAHGNPALATTISCYTCHSGIVSSSQIDTYAMSGTSSNFRCEACHTSSSRTRLQPGEIVNASLHINGAKDVAFAPISIKTKAQLANVANALGWSRSGNYKADTSYDSADLSVATWNAQTKTCLTACHVNQPDITWGAQLKCVSCHANQ from the coding sequence ATGAGTACGTTGATATCCGGGATTAAAGGTAAAGTGACCATGATGATGATAAGACAGAATCCCAAGATGGGTGTGCAGAGAATAAAGCGGGTGGGATGGTTGTCCGCCACTATCCTCGGTCTTTTCTTTGCTTCCGTTATCAGTGTCCGGGCAGCTGACCTTCTTCATAACAGTGCCGATACCGCATCGAAAAAATGGCAGGCCCAGGGAGGCTGGGGTGTAACAGGGGGGAAGTATGGCAAGTTCGATTGCGCTACCTGCCATGAACCCGATGCGGCCAACCTCAGGAACATCCGTAAAACCATAACCACCCAGAACGGAGAAAGCTGGCCAAGCGGCTCGCCTTCGGTAGATGTAACCTTTCTCAACTCCACAAGCATGGGCTATGACAAGGGGGGGCACGCAGCTTCCAGCCGCATATGTGAGGTCTGCCACAGTGCCAACCAGTTCCATAACTTCAATACCGCCAATAACACGGGCGGCCTTTCACATCCGACGCCCAATGCGGTCTGTACTTCCTGCCACAAGCATAACACCGGCTTCAAGGCGGCCTGTGGCGGGTGCCACGGCAACCCTCCCACTGCTGCCGTACTTGGCGGTGATTACGGCCTGATCGGCACTCCCCGCGCCTCCAACGCCATGGCTGCCGGACAGGTGGGTGCCCATGCCACCCACACCCAGACCCGCAACATGGTTTGCGACACCTGTCACTATATCAACAACGGCACCATCAAGATGCCCAATCTGAGCAACACCATCGATATCGGCTTTTATGGTTTTGGCGGCAAGGTAACCAGCGGCACCTATGTTCCCTATTCTTCCACCAGTCGTGGCTACCGCATTGCCTCGGGCACAGCCAATACGACCATGGCAACGGTGGTAACCAGCTATGCCAATGCAAACAAATGTTCCGGGGTCTACTGCCATGGCGGCGGGGTGAAAGTAGGAGCTACCCAGGTAAAAGCACCGCTTACCGGGGGTAACAATATTGCCCCGCAATGGACCGCGGTTTCCCAGAACCAGTGCGGCAGCTGCCATGGAGTAGATGCCGCCAGCCCGCCGACAATGGGGAGCCATGTCAAGCACGTGGTGCCGGTCTGGTCGGCCCAGAGCGGCAACTGCGACCTCTGTCATCCGGCCATAGACATGTCCCACGTCCAGGGAAGCTTGCGCTGGGAGATGAAGGTAACTGACGCCAGAGTCGGCGCAAATGCAACATACAAAGGTCTGGACAAGGGTGCTACCGGAGACTTGGCCCCCAGCGACACCTACGGCCAATGCACAAACGTTGCCTGCCACACCGACGGCAAGGGGGGAGCACCGAGGCTGGATGCCACCTGGGGGAGCAGCACCTTCAATGCCGATTGTTCAGGTTGCCATGGCGGCAATGCCGGAAGTAGCGCACCCATTGCCTCCGATATGCACGGACAGCACATCAACCAGATCGGAGTAAACGGCGTCAACTTCGGCTGCGTCGAGTGTCATGCCCAGACAGTAACAGCTGACAGAACAATCGGTGTTCTTGGCAATCACCTTAATCAGCTTGTCAACTATTCCGGGGCCAGGGCGGGCAAAAACAAGGCTGCCTGCAACAGTGCCTATTGCCACAGCGATGGCAAGGGGAATGCCGGCATGGCAGTCAGCTGGTCTGGTGGAACCCCCATCGATAACTGTATCGGCTGTCACGGCTCAGCCAGCCCTGCCGATTTTGCAAGTGTCTATGGCGAGCCCAATTATGCGAGTACCGGTGGTGGTGCAGCACGGGGCAACAGCCATAAAAAGCATGTGGCCGCCGGTTCCGCCAGCTGTATCTACTGCCATGGCGGAACCGTAACAGGAACAGGCGCTTTGACAGGTGCCAATCATATCGACATGACTATCCAGGTGGCCCCCGGTGGTGGCGAGAGTTTCGGCTATCCGGGAGGCAAGACCTGCTCGACCATTTCCTGCCATGGTTCAGGCTCTCCCAATGCCGTCTGGGGCGCCACCCTGCCGGCCGACTGTACCGGCTGTCACGGCGGCAATGCAGCAGTGGCACCCAATGACATCAAGACCGGCCAGCATACCCGGCACATTAACAATGTATCGGTGAACGGAGTGAATTACGGTTGTGCCGAATGTCATGCCCAGACGGTAAATGCCGATCTGACGATCAGCAATTCCACCCTCCATGTCAATAAGTTTACCAACTATTCCGGAGCCCGCGCCGGCAAAAACACGGCTGCCTGCAATGCCGCTTACTGCCATTCAGACGGAAAAGGGAGCGCAGGCATCGCGGTAAACTGGGCAACAGGACCGGCCATAGACAACTGCACAGGTTGCCATGGTGCAGCCAGTCCGGCGGATTTTGCCAGTGTTTACGGCGAGCCGAACTACGCCGGCACCGGTAGTGGAGCCGAGCGCGCCAACAGCCATAAGAAGCATGTGGGAACTTCAGGCTCTTCCACCTGTATCTATTGTCATGCAGGGACAGTGGCTGTGGACGGCAAACTTGCCGGCGCCAATCATATGGATAAATCTATCCAGGTCTCACCGGGCGGAGGGAAGGATTTCGGTTATCCCGGCGGCAAGACCTGTTCAAACATTACCTGTCACGGTGCCGGTTCACCAGATGCGGTCTGGGGTGCGACCATGCCTGTCGACTGCACCGGTTGCCACGGCGGCAACAGCGCCAGTTTCAAACCGATCTCCTCGAACATGCATAAACCACACGTGAGCCAGTCCGGCTTGAATGGGGAGAATTACGGTTGTGTCGAGTGCCATGCCCAGACGGTCAATGGAGACCGGTTGGTGTCGAATCAGGGCAACCACGGCAACCAGTTCCCCAACTATTCCGGTGCCAGGGCAGGCAAGATTGTTGCGTCCTGCAACGCCTCCTACTGCCATGGCGACGGCAAGGGGAGCGCCGGTATGGCTGTAAGCTGGGCGGGCGGCACCCCCATAAACAATTGCATCGGCTGTCACGGTGCTGCCAGTCCGGCCGACTTCACAAGCATTGCCGGCGAGCCGAACTATGCAAACGCCGGTATCGGCCTCTACAAGGCCAACAGCCACAGGAGCCATACTGCGGCCGGCGCCTCCACCTGTGAAACATGCCACATCAATACGGTGACCACTGACGGTACGGCCATACTCGGGACCGGCCTCCACATCGACAGGTCCATCAACGTCAACTTCAATACAACCAAGGCCGGTGCCACGGCCAACTACGATCCTGTTACCCGGACCTGCAACAACATTTCCTGCCACGGCGGCGGGAACCCCAGATGGGGCGATATCAGCGCCGGATGCAGTGCCTGCCACCCGAATCCGGCAGGGCTCCACACCGTACATATCCGCGATATGCTCTCGGCCGGCATGGTTGCATTTTATAACTTCACCGGCAATCGTTCCGTTGGTACATACTATCGCTTTGGTTGCGCGAACTGCCACCCGACCGATACCGCGAAACACCGTAACGGCCAAGTCGAAGTGACTTTCAACAAGAACAAGGCTGGCGCAGGCTATCTCACAACCCTCAACAATCTGGTCAGCGACGATACCGGTGGCTACACCAAGGGGGGAGCCAACAATTTCACCTGCGAGACAGTCTACTGCCACTCGAACGGCCGAACCCTTTCACTCGTTGCCGGAGACTACCGGCAGACCCCCAACTGGTACGGCGGCAGCTTTGGCGGCAACCGTTGCGGCGGCTGCCACGACAATCCGCCCCAGTACGCCGGTCAGTCCCATTACGTTGCCGAGTCCAGTCTTGGTGACAACGGGACCCCCCCATATGCGGAGAGCGGTCACATGGTCGGCATCCACTTCATGAATACCTATGTGGGTAACAATATGAACGGTTATCTCGGCTATTCTTCCAGCGGGAGCATGGCCCATGGCAACCCGGCCCTGGCGACGACCATCAGCTGCTACACCTGCCATAGCGGTATCGTGAGCAGCTCGCAGATCGACACCTATGCAATGAGCGGCACCAGCAGCAATTTCCGCTGCGAGGCCTGCCACACCTCGAGCAGCAGAACGCGACTGCAGCCGGGCGAGATTGTCAACGCGTCCCTCCACATAAATGGTGCCAAGGATGTGGCGTTTGCTCCCATCAGTATAAAAACCAAGGCCCAATTAGCCAATGTTGCCAATGCTCTCGGCTGGTCACGTAGCGGTAACTACAAGGCAGATACTTCTTACGACAGTGCCGATCTGAGCGTTGCCACCTGGAATGCCCAGACCAAAACATGCCTCACCGCGTGCCACGTAAATCAACCGGACATTACATGGGGTGCGCAGCTTAAGTGTGTGAGTTGTCACGCGAACCAGTAA